In Serratia sp. FDAARGOS_506, a genomic segment contains:
- a CDS encoding ABC transporter ATP-binding protein codes for MTSPLLPPGIQVRDLSLRFGQKIVFDRLSFDIAGGSFVALLGASGAGKTSLLKIIAGLERATSGTVAGSDGQPIAGRIAYMGQKDLLYPWLTIEENVALGSRLRGETPDRAWAAHLLERVGLAAHGRSLPASLSGGMRQRAAIARTLYERQPIVLMDEPFSALDAITRAEIQSLAAELLAQNTVLLITHDPMEACRLSHRLLVLSPWPLGLDDTHRISGQPPRAPDDADLLKSQAELLQQLVRAAQ; via the coding sequence ATGACCTCCCCGCTTCTCCCGCCCGGCATTCAGGTGCGGGATCTCAGCCTGCGTTTCGGTCAGAAAATCGTCTTTGATCGGCTGAGCTTCGACATCGCCGGCGGCAGCTTCGTCGCCCTGCTCGGCGCCAGCGGCGCCGGCAAAACCAGTTTGCTGAAGATCATCGCCGGCCTGGAACGGGCCACCTCGGGCACGGTAGCCGGCAGCGACGGCCAGCCGATCGCCGGGCGCATCGCCTATATGGGGCAAAAAGATCTGCTCTACCCGTGGCTGACCATCGAAGAGAACGTCGCCCTCGGCTCGCGGCTGCGCGGCGAAACACCGGACCGGGCGTGGGCGGCACACCTGCTGGAGCGCGTGGGCCTGGCCGCGCATGGCCGCAGCCTGCCCGCCTCGCTGTCCGGCGGGATGCGCCAGCGCGCTGCCATCGCCCGCACGCTCTACGAACGCCAGCCGATCGTGCTGATGGACGAACCCTTTTCCGCGCTGGACGCCATTACCCGCGCCGAGATCCAGAGCCTGGCCGCCGAACTGCTGGCGCAAAACACCGTGCTGCTGATCACCCACGATCCGATGGAGGCCTGCCGCCTGAGCCACCGGCTGCTGGTGCTGTCGCCCTGGCCGCTGGGCCTCGACGACACCCACCGCATCAGCGGGCAACCGCCGCGCGCACCGGATGACGCCGACCTGCTGAAAAGCCAGGCCGAACTGCTCCAACAGCTGGTGAGGGCAGCGCAATGA
- a CDS encoding GNAT family N-acetyltransferase has product MIIRNATLNDSAAIAAIYNDAVLNSTAIWNEQTVDAANRAAWIGERQAAGYPVLVAVNGADEAIGYASFGDWRAWDGYRHTVEHSVYVHQAHRGEGIGKALLIALIARAREIGKHVMVAGIESGNQASIQLHLALGFREVGRMEQVGAKFGQWLDLTFLQLTLDERAAPPAR; this is encoded by the coding sequence ATGATTATACGAAATGCGACGCTCAACGATAGCGCGGCGATTGCCGCCATCTATAACGACGCGGTGTTGAACAGCACCGCCATCTGGAATGAACAAACCGTGGATGCGGCCAACCGCGCGGCGTGGATCGGCGAACGGCAGGCGGCGGGCTACCCGGTGCTGGTAGCGGTGAACGGCGCGGACGAGGCGATCGGCTATGCGTCGTTCGGCGACTGGCGCGCCTGGGACGGCTATCGCCATACCGTAGAACACTCGGTGTATGTCCATCAGGCGCATCGCGGTGAAGGGATTGGCAAAGCGCTGTTGATCGCCTTGATCGCACGGGCGCGGGAGATCGGCAAGCACGTGATGGTGGCCGGTATCGAATCCGGTAATCAGGCCTCCATTCAGCTGCATTTGGCGCTGGGGTTCCGCGAGGTGGGGCGCATGGAGCAAGTGGGCGCCAAATTCGGCCAATGGCTGGATCTGACTTTCCTGCAGCTGACGCTGGACGAGCGGGCGGCGCCGCCGGCGCGCTGA
- a CDS encoding XRE family transcriptional regulator, translating to MNIKLDNLNQLIGARIRIEREARHWSLSDLAEQAGVSRAMVHKIERGESSPTAMLLGRLAGAFGLSMSKLIARAETQEGRLLRREDQPVWVDPESGYVRLHVSPRTDLPLDLVRIELPAGATIPMPASVYAFKRQLIWVLSGELVFVEGNARHDMAEGDCLELGPPADCRFENQSDQPCVYMVAVLSAA from the coding sequence ATGAATATTAAATTAGACAATCTAAATCAGCTGATCGGCGCACGCATCCGCATTGAACGCGAGGCGCGCCACTGGTCGCTGTCCGATCTGGCCGAGCAGGCGGGCGTTTCACGAGCGATGGTGCACAAAATCGAGCGCGGCGAGAGCAGCCCGACGGCGATGCTGCTGGGCAGGCTGGCGGGGGCGTTCGGCCTCAGCATGTCCAAGCTGATCGCCCGGGCGGAAACGCAGGAAGGCCGGCTGCTGCGCCGGGAAGATCAGCCGGTATGGGTCGATCCGGAGAGTGGCTACGTGCGGCTCCACGTTTCGCCGCGCACCGATCTGCCGCTCGATCTGGTGCGTATCGAACTGCCGGCCGGCGCGACGATCCCGATGCCGGCTTCGGTGTATGCCTTCAAGCGCCAGTTGATCTGGGTCTTATCCGGCGAGTTGGTCTTTGTCGAGGGTAACGCACGCCATGACATGGCCGAGGGAGACTGCCTGGAGCTCGGCCCGCCGGCGGACTGCCGCTTTGAAAACCAGAGCGACCAACCGTGCGTGTATATGGTAGCGGTGCTGAGCGCCGCCTGA
- a CDS encoding ABC transporter substrate-binding protein, whose product MIKQTVCGLLLGAAITGQAGAAEKLTLVLDWYINPDHAPIMVAEQIGAFKAEGLDVKIVPPSDPALPPRLVAAKQADLAITYQPQLHFFADQGLPLMRVGTLINTPLNTVIALDKNITSPADLKGKTVGYSVSGIEQATLATMVEHEHLKPQDIKLINVNFQLTSALLAGQVDAVIGGYRNIEALELKLQGKTPVVFNVEDYGVPAYDELIIVANRDAVNEPKIRKFLAALKKGSDYLHAHPQDTWLAFAKAHPELNTELNKQAWQASLPLFARDPAKLDRARYQAYEQFLFDNKLIKKITPVEQYAVELN is encoded by the coding sequence ATGATCAAACAAACCGTTTGCGGGCTGCTGCTGGGCGCCGCCATCACCGGCCAGGCCGGCGCGGCCGAAAAGCTGACGCTGGTGCTCGACTGGTACATCAACCCCGATCACGCACCGATTATGGTGGCCGAGCAGATCGGCGCCTTCAAGGCCGAAGGGCTGGACGTCAAGATCGTGCCGCCGTCCGATCCGGCGCTGCCGCCGCGGCTGGTGGCCGCCAAACAGGCAGACCTCGCCATCACCTATCAACCGCAGCTGCACTTCTTCGCCGATCAGGGCCTGCCGCTGATGCGGGTCGGCACGCTGATCAACACACCGCTGAATACGGTGATCGCGCTGGATAAAAACATCACCTCACCGGCGGATCTCAAAGGCAAAACGGTGGGTTACTCGGTCAGCGGCATCGAACAAGCGACGCTGGCCACCATGGTCGAACACGAGCACCTCAAACCGCAGGACATCAAGCTCATCAACGTCAACTTCCAGCTGACCAGCGCCCTGCTGGCGGGCCAGGTCGATGCGGTGATCGGCGGCTACCGCAACATCGAAGCGCTGGAGCTGAAGCTGCAGGGTAAGACGCCGGTGGTGTTCAACGTCGAAGATTACGGCGTGCCGGCCTACGACGAACTGATCATCGTCGCCAACCGCGATGCGGTGAACGAGCCGAAAATCCGCAAATTCCTCGCCGCGCTGAAGAAAGGCAGCGACTACCTGCATGCGCACCCGCAGGACACCTGGCTGGCATTCGCCAAGGCGCACCCGGAGCTGAATACCGAGCTGAACAAGCAGGCGTGGCAAGCCAGCCTGCCGCTGTTCGCGCGCGATCCGGCGAAGCTGGATCGGGCCCGCTACCAGGCTTACGAACAGTTCCTGTTCGATAACAAGCTGATCAAGAAAATCACCCCGGTAGAACAGTACGCGGTGGAGCTGAACTGA
- the opgB gene encoding phosphatidylglycerol--membrane-oligosaccharide glycerophosphotransferase — translation MVLAVVSFVLFLASILIYRTRAAANRWWFAILLTLLGSYLVLNVILIASNYFTGDGITDAVIYTVTSSLKGAGISKYVLPFIGLLAALGLIFAVLARSLLRRKAKGSSVAYSVVAVLLALFSVGTTPAFQDISLLVKSQIVGDTADFTTYYKAPKKTVQGKRPNLVYIYAESLERTYFDTELFPGLADELNALRADSIDFSNTQQLPGTGYTIAGMVASQCGIPLFAPFDGNASSAVSTFYPENVCLGDVLKAAGYSNYFYQGAELAFAGKDTFLKSHGFDYVYGFKELREQVADPSYKNDWGWYDDSVLDVVYGKFVELSKQRQPFSLFTLTVDTHHPDGFISAGCSKKSYAWQNKENRSLSAVACSQQHIAALIDKIKRSPYFSNTVIVVSSDHLAMNNTAYDILTKQKRRNLFFIIDGTRPLAEQRNEKRSTLDNGATVLDVMGGDNYIGLGRSSLSAPSLSTVFLNIEEKINGWKPAVINQWGLPNRISDYSVDTRQRSFSFSGVTYKVPFILRVGDNRIEPMFNVYLSTPLRKQLAGLGAGEKFVWVDKCYEIGRVWAPQLALSTDICVASGTLASPPQIVQASGERFRGKVGFTAPAADSVADYQNAVARLQVDDAAMKYRADSIEFMLPGMPEQVKAITGVSGVEEWGRWSDANLAPAVDIDYVDPLPHTFDLVLRARAYGNNVGEPISVRVGDEERFVSLGEQDSTVTLRFDNPRGAQKISITPPAPTEPKESASGGFTPKKLGIGLVSLKVEAADPAS, via the coding sequence ATGGTATTAGCAGTCGTTTCGTTTGTTCTCTTTTTGGCGTCAATTTTGATTTATCGCACCCGGGCCGCCGCCAACCGCTGGTGGTTCGCCATTTTGCTGACGCTGCTCGGCAGCTATCTGGTGCTGAACGTCATCCTGATCGCCAGCAACTACTTCACCGGCGACGGCATCACCGATGCGGTGATCTACACCGTCACCAGCAGCCTCAAAGGCGCGGGCATCAGCAAATACGTGCTGCCGTTTATCGGCCTGCTGGCGGCCTTGGGGCTCATCTTCGCAGTGCTGGCCCGCAGCCTGCTGCGCCGCAAGGCCAAAGGCAGCAGCGTGGCCTACAGCGTCGTCGCCGTACTGCTGGCGCTGTTTTCGGTCGGCACCACCCCGGCGTTTCAGGACATCTCGCTGCTGGTCAAGAGCCAGATCGTCGGCGATACCGCCGATTTCACCACCTACTACAAAGCGCCGAAAAAGACCGTACAGGGCAAGCGGCCGAACCTGGTGTACATCTATGCCGAGAGCCTGGAGCGCACCTACTTCGATACCGAGCTGTTTCCCGGCCTGGCCGACGAGCTGAACGCCCTGCGCGCAGACAGTATCGATTTCAGCAACACCCAGCAGTTGCCGGGCACCGGTTACACCATCGCCGGCATGGTCGCCTCGCAGTGCGGCATTCCGCTGTTCGCGCCCTTCGACGGCAACGCCTCCAGCGCGGTCTCCACCTTCTACCCGGAGAACGTCTGCCTGGGCGACGTGCTGAAGGCCGCCGGCTACAGCAACTATTTCTATCAGGGCGCCGAGCTGGCGTTCGCCGGTAAAGACACCTTCCTGAAATCCCACGGCTTCGACTACGTTTACGGCTTCAAAGAGCTGCGCGAACAGGTCGCCGATCCGAGCTACAAAAACGACTGGGGCTGGTACGACGACAGCGTGTTGGACGTGGTGTACGGCAAGTTCGTCGAGCTGTCCAAGCAGCGCCAACCCTTCTCGCTGTTTACCCTGACCGTCGACACCCATCACCCGGACGGCTTTATCTCCGCCGGCTGCAGCAAGAAAAGTTACGCCTGGCAGAATAAAGAAAACCGCTCGCTGAGCGCGGTGGCCTGCAGCCAGCAACACATCGCCGCGTTGATCGACAAGATCAAACGCTCGCCCTATTTCAGCAATACCGTGATCGTGGTGTCCTCCGATCATCTGGCGATGAACAACACCGCCTACGATATCCTGACCAAACAGAAGCGCCGCAATCTGTTCTTCATCATCGACGGCACCCGGCCGCTGGCGGAACAGCGCAACGAGAAGCGCAGCACGCTGGATAACGGCGCCACGGTGCTGGACGTGATGGGCGGCGACAACTACATCGGCCTTGGCCGCAGCAGCCTGTCGGCGCCGTCGCTGTCTACGGTGTTCCTGAACATCGAAGAGAAGATCAACGGCTGGAAACCGGCGGTGATCAACCAGTGGGGCCTGCCGAACCGCATCAGCGACTACAGCGTCGATACGCGCCAGCGCAGCTTCAGCTTCTCCGGTGTCACCTACAAGGTGCCGTTCATTCTGCGGGTGGGCGATAACCGCATCGAACCGATGTTCAACGTCTACCTTTCCACCCCGCTGCGCAAACAGCTGGCCGGGCTGGGCGCGGGGGAGAAATTCGTCTGGGTCGATAAATGCTACGAGATCGGCCGGGTCTGGGCGCCGCAGCTGGCGCTGAGCACCGACATCTGCGTGGCCTCCGGCACCCTGGCCTCACCGCCGCAGATCGTACAGGCCAGCGGCGAACGCTTCCGCGGCAAGGTGGGCTTTACCGCCCCGGCGGCCGACAGCGTCGCCGATTATCAAAACGCCGTCGCCCGCCTGCAGGTGGACGACGCGGCGATGAAGTACCGGGCGGACAGCATTGAGTTCATGCTGCCCGGCATGCCGGAACAGGTGAAGGCCATCACCGGCGTTTCCGGCGTCGAGGAGTGGGGCCGCTGGTCCGACGCCAACCTGGCGCCGGCAGTCGACATCGATTACGTCGATCCGCTGCCGCACACCTTCGATCTGGTGCTGCGCGCCCGCGCCTACGGCAATAACGTCGGCGAACCGATTTCGGTGCGCGTCGGCGACGAAGAGCGCTTCGTGTCGCTCGGCGAACAGGACAGCACCGTCACCCTGCGCTTCGACAACCCGCGCGGCGCGCAGAAGATCAGCATAACCCCGCCGGCCCCCACCGAGCCGAAAGAGAGCGCCAGCGGCGGTTTCACGCCGAAGAAGCTGGGCATCGGCCTGGTCTCGCTGAAGGTCGAGGCGGCCGACCCCGCCTCCTGA
- a CDS encoding nitroreductase family protein — protein sequence MSQPRTSDYPIDAQFIERWSPRAMANDAIDDQTLLSFFEAARWSPSAYNIQPWRFAYSKHGSDSWENYLEFLIDFNRGWAQHASALVVIVSKTTSLNGERWVDNPTHAFDTGAAWASLAHQAHLKGWLTHCMSGIHHDKIKAALQLPDDYAVHAMVAIGKPGDKARLPDFLQEKEAPSGRLPLGKTVSEGLNFTL from the coding sequence ATGAGCCAGCCAAGAACCTCCGATTACCCGATTGATGCGCAATTTATCGAGCGCTGGTCGCCGCGCGCGATGGCCAACGACGCCATCGACGATCAAACGCTGCTGAGCTTTTTTGAAGCGGCGCGCTGGTCGCCATCGGCCTACAACATTCAGCCGTGGCGCTTTGCCTACAGCAAGCACGGTTCCGACAGCTGGGAGAACTACCTGGAGTTCCTGATCGACTTCAACCGCGGCTGGGCGCAGCACGCCTCGGCGCTGGTGGTGATCGTCTCCAAAACCACCAGCCTGAACGGCGAACGGTGGGTGGACAACCCGACCCACGCGTTCGATACCGGCGCCGCCTGGGCCAGCCTGGCGCATCAGGCGCACCTGAAAGGCTGGTTGACTCACTGCATGAGCGGCATCCACCACGACAAGATCAAAGCGGCGCTGCAGCTGCCGGACGACTATGCGGTGCACGCCATGGTGGCGATCGGTAAACCGGGCGACAAGGCCCGCCTGCCGGATTTCCTGCAGGAAAAAGAGGCGCCGTCGGGCCGACTGCCGCTGGGCAAGACCGTCAGCGAAGGGCTGAATTTCACGCTGTGA
- a CDS encoding DMT family transporter translates to MNMLLLLVAAGMGLVVQNLLMVRITESVSTILITLVINSSVGLLLLVGLLLAKNGLGAVAEVTGAARWWMLLPGLLGSLFVFAGILGYQKLGAATTISILVASQLCMGLLVDVYRAGPAALRENLPALFGALLLVAGAYLVAKRSF, encoded by the coding sequence ATGAATATGCTATTGCTGCTGGTAGCGGCGGGAATGGGGCTGGTGGTGCAGAATCTGCTGATGGTGCGCATTACCGAAAGCGTCTCGACCATCCTTATCACGCTGGTGATCAACTCCAGCGTCGGTTTGCTGCTGCTGGTGGGGTTGCTGCTGGCCAAAAACGGCCTCGGCGCGGTGGCGGAAGTGACCGGCGCCGCCAGGTGGTGGATGTTGTTGCCGGGGCTGCTGGGATCGCTGTTCGTGTTCGCCGGCATTCTGGGTTACCAAAAACTGGGCGCGGCGACCACCATTTCGATCCTGGTCGCCAGCCAACTGTGCATGGGGCTGCTGGTGGACGTCTACCGCGCCGGCCCGGCGGCGCTGCGCGAGAATCTGCCGGCGCTGTTCGGCGCTCTGCTGCTGGTGGCGGGCGCTTATCTGGTGGCGAAACGCAGCTTTTGA
- a CDS encoding DUF2623 family protein: protein MGDHFGKGLLAGLKAENLKPETELSRFCSDYKRGFVLGYAHHLAQRCGDENRAAFEAGQLSRAYGLGSEPMSEFFSGGDSRLAEKFFRAGYNRPTQG from the coding sequence GTGGGTGACCATTTTGGCAAAGGGCTGTTGGCGGGGCTAAAAGCGGAGAACCTGAAGCCGGAGACGGAGCTGTCGCGCTTTTGCTCCGACTACAAGCGCGGCTTTGTGCTCGGCTATGCGCACCATTTGGCGCAGCGCTGCGGCGACGAAAACCGGGCGGCGTTCGAAGCCGGGCAGCTTAGCCGCGCCTATGGCCTCGGCAGTGAGCCGATGAGCGAGTTCTTTTCCGGCGGCGACAGCCGGCTGGCGGAGAAGTTTTTCCGCGCCGGCTATAACCGGCCGACGCAGGGCTAG
- a CDS encoding ABC transporter permease, producing the protein MNIAKERGLTRLRRGLTVFAGLLLLWWLAVQSGIPAFLLPTPGAVAQALWDGRSYLAWHTLVTASEIVSGLALGVLLGAALALCMIFSPRLQRWLMPLVLTSQAIPVFALAPLLVLWFGFGMSAKVAMAVLVIFFPVVSAFFDGLRRVNNDYLDLARTMRASRWAQLRHVRLMAALPAFGSGLRMAAAVAPIGAIIGEWVGSAEGLGYVMLNANARMQTDICFAALFILVLMTVLLWTAVDALLRRLIAWAPEND; encoded by the coding sequence ATGAATATCGCCAAAGAACGTGGGCTTACCCGCCTGCGGCGTGGGCTGACGGTGTTTGCCGGCCTGCTGCTGCTGTGGTGGTTGGCGGTGCAAAGCGGCATTCCGGCCTTTCTGCTGCCCACGCCGGGCGCGGTGGCGCAGGCGCTATGGGACGGGCGCAGCTATCTCGCCTGGCACACGCTGGTCACCGCTTCGGAAATCGTCAGCGGGCTGGCGCTGGGCGTACTGCTCGGCGCCGCGCTTGCGCTGTGCATGATCTTCTCGCCGCGCCTGCAGCGCTGGCTGATGCCGCTGGTGCTCACCAGCCAGGCGATACCGGTGTTCGCCCTGGCCCCGCTGCTGGTGCTGTGGTTCGGCTTCGGCATGAGCGCCAAGGTGGCGATGGCGGTACTGGTGATCTTCTTCCCGGTAGTGTCGGCCTTCTTCGACGGGCTGCGCCGGGTCAACAACGACTATCTCGATCTGGCGCGCACGATGCGCGCTTCGCGCTGGGCGCAGCTGCGGCACGTGCGGCTGATGGCTGCGCTGCCGGCCTTCGGTTCCGGCCTGCGCATGGCCGCCGCGGTCGCGCCGATCGGCGCCATCATCGGCGAATGGGTCGGCTCGGCCGAAGGGCTGGGCTACGTGATGCTTAACGCCAACGCGCGTATGCAGACCGACATCTGCTTCGCCGCGCTGTTTATTTTGGTGCTGATGACTGTGCTGCTGTGGACTGCGGTGGATGCGCTGCTGCGGCGCCTGATCGCCTGGGCGCCGGAAAACGACTGA
- a CDS encoding transporter substrate-binding domain-containing protein, producing MQTIPAAVLDDLAPQGVLRAAINYGNPVLAQAGTGGKPQGASVELAAALAQELGVALELVTYDAAGKVFADLDSGAWNLAFMAIEPVRAAQIAFSEPYVIIEGTYLVANDAPYFEVAQLDRPEVRIAVGQGAAYDLFLSRTLQQAQLVRAATSAEAIALFFERGLEAAAGVRQPLQAAAAAHPGYRVLEGHFTAIRQAMAVPRQKTQGAAYVNDFIERCKANGLVKAALQRSGQGEVTVAPPAASA from the coding sequence ATGCAGACGATTCCCGCCGCGGTACTCGACGATCTGGCCCCGCAAGGCGTGTTGCGCGCGGCGATCAACTACGGCAATCCGGTGCTGGCGCAGGCCGGGACCGGTGGCAAACCGCAAGGCGCTTCGGTGGAGCTGGCCGCCGCGCTGGCCCAGGAGTTGGGCGTGGCGCTCGAACTGGTCACCTATGACGCGGCGGGCAAGGTGTTCGCCGATCTGGACAGCGGCGCCTGGAACCTGGCGTTTATGGCCATCGAGCCGGTGCGCGCGGCGCAGATCGCCTTCAGTGAGCCGTACGTGATCATCGAGGGGACTTATCTGGTGGCGAACGACGCGCCTTACTTTGAGGTGGCGCAACTCGACAGGCCGGAGGTGCGCATAGCGGTCGGCCAGGGGGCGGCGTACGATCTGTTTTTATCGCGCACGCTGCAGCAGGCGCAGCTGGTGCGGGCGGCAACTTCCGCCGAGGCGATCGCGCTGTTTTTCGAACGCGGGCTGGAGGCAGCGGCCGGCGTGCGCCAGCCACTGCAGGCTGCTGCGGCCGCCCATCCCGGCTACCGGGTGCTGGAGGGACATTTCACCGCCATCCGCCAGGCGATGGCGGTGCCGCGGCAAAAAACGCAGGGCGCCGCCTACGTGAACGATTTTATCGAGCGCTGCAAAGCCAACGGGTTGGTGAAGGCGGCCTTGCAGCGCAGCGGCCAGGGCGAGGTGACGGTGGCGCCGCCGGCCGCCTCGGCGTGA
- the nac gene encoding nitrogen assimilation transcriptional regulator NAC: MNFRRLKYFVKIVDIGSLTQAAEVLHIAQPALSQQLATLEGELKQQLLIRTKRGVQPTEAGNILYAHAQTILRQCEQAQSAVNSAGQAMSGQVSLGLASGSTAAQLALPLLQSLRDQQPGILLSLHENSGAALAGQVANQTLDMAMVYGAKMPAGLHAVALMREDLYLVATRAVPHPGNSVELLDVARLNLFMPREGDAVRNQLEEAMALRKLAINVVGEIESSGALSAAIAGGLGATVLPESVARAMIGPAKAWMVRINAPTMSVPLSLCMSSEQALSAPALLVKDMLLSIAGGRSQEKRALALVR; encoded by the coding sequence ATGAATTTCAGACGTCTGAAGTACTTCGTGAAAATCGTCGATATCGGCAGCCTGACTCAGGCGGCGGAGGTGTTGCACATCGCCCAGCCGGCGCTCAGCCAGCAGTTGGCAACGTTGGAAGGGGAGCTGAAGCAACAGCTGCTGATCCGCACCAAGCGCGGCGTTCAGCCGACCGAGGCCGGCAACATTCTGTATGCCCACGCGCAGACCATTCTGCGCCAGTGCGAGCAGGCGCAGAGCGCGGTCAACAGCGCCGGGCAGGCGATGAGCGGCCAGGTTTCTCTCGGTCTGGCGTCGGGCAGCACTGCGGCGCAGCTGGCGCTGCCGTTGCTGCAGAGTCTGCGCGATCAGCAGCCGGGTATTCTGCTCAGCCTGCATGAAAACAGCGGCGCGGCGCTGGCCGGCCAGGTGGCCAACCAGACGTTGGACATGGCGATGGTCTACGGCGCTAAAATGCCCGCCGGTCTGCACGCCGTTGCGCTGATGCGGGAAGATCTCTATCTGGTGGCGACGCGCGCGGTGCCGCATCCCGGCAACAGCGTCGAGTTGCTGGACGTGGCGCGGCTTAACCTGTTCATGCCGCGCGAGGGGGATGCGGTGCGCAACCAACTGGAAGAGGCGATGGCGCTACGTAAATTGGCGATTAACGTGGTGGGGGAGATTGAGTCCTCGGGCGCGTTGAGCGCCGCGATCGCCGGCGGTCTAGGGGCGACCGTGCTGCCGGAGTCGGTGGCGCGCGCGATGATCGGCCCAGCGAAGGCCTGGATGGTGCGCATCAATGCGCCGACGATGTCGGTGCCGCTGTCGCTGTGCATGTCGAGCGAGCAGGCGCTCTCCGCTCCGGCGCTGCTGGTGAAAGACATGCTGCTGTCGATCGCCGGCGGCCGCAGCCAGGAGAAACGCGCGCTGGCGCTGGTGCGTTGA
- a CDS encoding AMP nucleosidase codes for MSYAPPRSGLSADQALDQLEALYDAAVDALRQAVSDFISHGTLPDAQARAAGLFVYPELRVSWDGQQSGPSKTRAFGRFTHPGSYSTTVTRPQLFRHYLAEQLAMLEHDYAAHIEVAPSQQEIPFPYVIDGSSLALDRSMSAGIAQHFPTTELAQIGDETADGLYHTTDNHFPLSHFDALRADFSLARLRHYTGTPVEHFQPFVLFTNYTRYVDEFVRWACAQIADPASPYIALSSAGGTYITPETSAPEQAVSDLAWKNHQMPAYHLISRTGQGITLINIGVGPSNAKTICDHLAVLRPSAWLMIGHCGGLRESQSIGDYVLAHAYLRDDHVLDAVLPPDIPIPSIAEVQRALYDATKMVSGMPGEEVKQRLRTGTVVTTDDRNWELRYSASARRFNLSRAVAVDMESATIAAQGYRFRVPYGTLLCVSDKPLHGEIKLPGQANRFYEGAISEHLQIGICAIDLLRAEGDRLHSRKLRTFNEPPFR; via the coding sequence ATGAGCTATGCCCCACCTCGCAGCGGCCTCAGCGCCGATCAGGCACTCGATCAACTGGAAGCCCTGTATGACGCCGCGGTAGACGCGCTGCGTCAGGCGGTCAGCGACTTTATCAGCCACGGCACGCTGCCGGATGCGCAGGCGCGCGCCGCCGGGCTGTTCGTGTATCCCGAACTGCGCGTCAGCTGGGACGGGCAGCAATCCGGCCCGAGCAAAACCCGCGCCTTCGGCCGCTTCACCCATCCCGGCAGCTACAGCACCACCGTGACCCGTCCACAGCTGTTCCGCCACTATCTGGCCGAACAGCTGGCGATGCTGGAGCACGATTACGCCGCCCATATCGAAGTGGCACCTTCGCAGCAGGAGATCCCGTTCCCTTACGTGATCGACGGCTCCAGCCTGGCGCTCGATCGCTCGATGAGCGCCGGCATCGCGCAGCATTTCCCCACCACCGAGCTGGCGCAGATCGGTGACGAAACCGCCGACGGCCTGTACCACACCACCGATAACCATTTCCCGCTGTCGCATTTCGATGCGCTGCGCGCGGATTTCTCGCTGGCGCGGCTGCGGCACTACACCGGTACGCCGGTGGAGCACTTCCAGCCGTTCGTGCTGTTCACCAACTACACCCGCTATGTAGATGAGTTCGTGCGCTGGGCCTGTGCCCAGATCGCCGATCCGGCCAGCCCGTACATCGCGCTCTCCAGCGCCGGCGGCACCTACATCACGCCGGAAACCAGCGCCCCCGAACAGGCGGTGTCCGATCTGGCGTGGAAAAACCACCAGATGCCGGCCTATCACCTGATTTCGCGCACTGGCCAGGGCATCACGCTGATCAACATCGGCGTCGGCCCGTCCAACGCCAAAACCATCTGCGATCACCTGGCGGTGCTGCGCCCGAGCGCCTGGCTGATGATCGGCCACTGCGGCGGCCTGCGCGAAAGCCAGTCGATCGGCGATTATGTGCTGGCCCACGCCTATCTGCGCGACGATCACGTGCTGGATGCGGTGCTGCCGCCGGATATCCCGATCCCGAGCATCGCCGAGGTGCAGCGCGCCCTGTACGACGCCACCAAGATGGTCAGCGGCATGCCCGGCGAAGAGGTCAAACAGCGCCTGCGCACCGGCACCGTGGTCACCACCGACGATCGCAACTGGGAGCTGCGCTATTCCGCTTCGGCGCGGCGTTTCAACCTCAGCCGCGCGGTGGCGGTCGACATGGAGAGCGCTACCATCGCGGCCCAGGGATACCGCTTCCGGGTGCCGTACGGCACGCTGCTGTGCGTCTCCGACAAACCGCTGCACGGCGAAATAAAACTGCCGGGCCAGGCCAACCGCTTCTATGAAGGGGCGATCTCCGAGCACCTGCAGATCGGCATCTGCGCCATCGACCTGCTGCGCGCCGAGGGCGATCGCCTGCACTCGCGCAAGCTGCGCACCTTCAACGAGCCGCCGTTCCGGTAA